The Actinomadura sp. WMMB 499 genome includes a window with the following:
- a CDS encoding sigma-70 family RNA polymerase sigma factor: MSGWPTFDRADDERSARALAGGDPAALLQVMDRYAARLYDYCHALLRDRDAAAGALHDALVGAHARISRLEEPHLFRAWLYALVRTECLRRLGDPARPVERHEAPEVEDGFLDEDELARRLEARRLVRGALSVLRGRERESLDLLLRHGLDAAEIGGVLDLDEPAAAELTGAARARLDDALAAAHLLRAAPDACPHLARVAGDGAARPLPAPALRDLVRHVESCPACAPRVDRSPSAARLLGLLPVAMMPHDLRGRVMTTATDPAMAAEYAAVADRAGPFDEWGWPVSGDHAAGAAGTAGTAGGGARRDGTGRARRGLVPALAAGAAVVAVVLVAYAMMPDPSDESPLGDRPGPAGTAAVAPADPSRSPTGTPTTSEPASPSDTPTPSATPSTASASPGRSATPRRTPTRSSRPSAPATSGGGNQAPGRLQVGGGCTIAGGGGCPIAVSAVGGPVTWSASTSSPLSVSGGGTLRSGESGSAYVSLQDCQGSGSTPVTFSPGGASATVSWTCEDGDDPDGDGGTNG, translated from the coding sequence GTGTCCGGTTGGCCCACCTTCGATCGCGCCGATGACGAACGGTCGGCCCGCGCCCTGGCGGGCGGCGACCCCGCCGCGCTGCTCCAGGTCATGGACCGGTACGCCGCCCGCCTCTACGACTACTGCCACGCGCTGCTGCGCGACCGGGACGCGGCGGCCGGGGCCCTGCACGACGCGCTCGTCGGCGCGCACGCGCGGATCTCCCGGCTGGAGGAGCCGCACCTGTTCCGGGCCTGGCTGTACGCGCTCGTCCGGACCGAGTGCCTGCGGCGGCTGGGCGACCCCGCCCGTCCGGTGGAGCGGCACGAGGCGCCCGAGGTCGAGGACGGCTTCCTGGACGAGGACGAGCTGGCCCGGCGCCTCGAGGCCCGCCGGCTGGTGCGCGGCGCCCTGTCGGTGCTGCGCGGCCGCGAGCGGGAGTCGCTGGACCTGCTGCTGCGGCACGGCCTCGACGCCGCGGAGATCGGCGGTGTCCTCGACCTGGACGAGCCGGCGGCCGCGGAGCTGACCGGGGCCGCCCGCGCCCGGCTGGACGACGCCCTCGCCGCCGCCCACCTGCTGCGCGCCGCGCCGGACGCCTGCCCGCACCTCGCCCGCGTCGCCGGGGACGGCGCCGCCCGGCCGCTCCCGGCGCCCGCCCTCCGCGACCTCGTCCGGCACGTCGAGTCGTGCCCGGCGTGCGCACCGCGCGTCGACCGGTCCCCGTCGGCGGCGCGGCTGCTGGGGCTGCTGCCGGTCGCGATGATGCCGCACGACCTGCGCGGCCGCGTCATGACCACGGCCACCGACCCGGCGATGGCGGCCGAGTACGCCGCCGTCGCCGACCGGGCCGGGCCGTTCGACGAGTGGGGCTGGCCCGTCTCCGGCGACCACGCGGCCGGAGCCGCCGGGACGGCCGGGACGGCCGGGGGCGGCGCGCGGCGGGACGGCACCGGACGCGCGCGGCGCGGCCTCGTGCCCGCGCTCGCCGCCGGGGCCGCCGTGGTCGCGGTCGTCCTGGTGGCCTACGCGATGATGCCGGACCCGTCGGACGAGAGCCCCCTGGGCGACCGTCCCGGACCGGCCGGTACCGCCGCGGTCGCCCCCGCCGATCCGTCGCGGTCGCCGACGGGCACCCCCACCACGTCGGAGCCGGCGTCCCCGAGCGACACCCCGACCCCGTCCGCCACGCCGTCGACGGCGTCCGCGTCGCCCGGCCGGTCGGCGACGCCGCGCCGGACGCCGACGCGTTCGTCCCGCCCGTCCGCCCCGGCCACCTCGGGCGGGGGGAACCAGGCCCCCGGCAGGCTGCAGGTGGGCGGCGGGTGCACGATCGCGGGCGGCGGGGGGTGCCCCATCGCGGTGAGCGCGGTCGGCGGTCCCGTCACCTGGTCGGCGAGCACCTCCTCCCCCCTGTCGGTGTCCGGCGGCGGGACGCTGCGGAGCGGCGAATCCGGTTCGGCGTACGTGTCGCTGCAGGACTGCCAGGGCTCGGGATCGACCCCCGTCACGTTCTCCCCCGGCGGCGCGTCCGCCACGGTGTCGTGGACGTGCGAGGATGGCGACGACCCGGACGGCGACGGCGGCACGAACGGCTAG
- a CDS encoding substrate-binding domain-containing protein, translated as MSGRHRSDFPEGEDGWDPSKPLFGPANDGSSDWFGARNPQGPPPGGRPGETGEWPGSQPGERPPYGGSSGSGGYGTGQPGPSGGYGQGGQGGYGGAEQSGSFGSGAYGEPGRSSGPGSGGYAAPGGPGGPGSGGYARPGGPGSGGYASPGGQAGPGGPQGSGGHRAPQGRSPESSPLAGTGYSEYDSIRSSDEHAGGFFGGRAGGSSGEYGGGSGEYGGRSGEYGGSSGSGGGSGDYGGGAGGSGGSSGSGGYEYGRKRKRKRSRKGALLGPLAGAVGLVVLLGGGVYAFAQSSGGCSGDDALTLSVAAAPDIQPVIVKSAGRFNDAGHEVSGKCVQAHVKSAEPSTVSTLLSGQGVAADDEERPDVWIPDSSLWLSRATPQDGEAQVRSSTSLAKSPIVIGVPATLAEQLQQNGVTSTPSWDNLLKAAGGVAGGAVTKNQMIPAGSVRLYVPDPMKNAAGMGSLMITSTLLANDPNRDSIFTGIVRTVRESQVPTVEAQFEQFGKGQGGGKQPISLSSEQALWTFNQSKPQVGAVALYPIEGTLSMDYPYAVTAQDDAAREAAKLLEETLGDSQTREDLQAAGFRSADGKAPAGFSEQGGVSQARPRQLPSPKAEDVNGVMQAWAQLTLGLRILTLIDVSGSMAEMVDADTNRLQAIGAVSQGGLGMMSDDTELGQWLFSTNMKDGAPYEVTVPIGPLGERIGSNTRRNRVLSVLSKMRPNPTGDTALYRTMLDAYKKMSDSFKPEFGNSILLLTDGKNDDAEGPSLEETLTQLKEMRDPNKPIQVNMIGFGPGVDRNELEQIGEATGGGVAVAQTPQDIQKIFLQMLSRRMG; from the coding sequence ATGAGCGGACGTCATCGCAGTGACTTCCCTGAGGGGGAGGACGGGTGGGACCCGTCCAAGCCCCTCTTCGGTCCGGCGAACGACGGATCGTCCGACTGGTTCGGCGCCCGGAACCCGCAAGGGCCGCCGCCCGGCGGCCGCCCCGGTGAGACGGGCGAGTGGCCCGGCTCGCAGCCGGGGGAGCGGCCCCCCTACGGCGGTTCGTCCGGCTCCGGCGGCTACGGAACCGGGCAGCCCGGCCCGTCCGGCGGCTACGGCCAGGGCGGGCAGGGCGGGTACGGCGGAGCCGAACAGTCCGGTTCGTTCGGTTCGGGTGCCTACGGCGAGCCCGGACGCTCCAGCGGACCCGGCTCCGGCGGCTACGCGGCGCCCGGCGGGCCCGGCGGGCCCGGCTCGGGCGGATACGCGCGCCCCGGCGGACCCGGCTCGGGCGGATACGCGTCCCCCGGCGGTCAGGCCGGTCCCGGCGGCCCGCAGGGGTCCGGCGGGCATCGCGCACCGCAGGGACGGTCTCCGGAGAGTTCGCCCCTCGCCGGCACCGGGTACAGCGAGTACGACTCGATCCGCAGCTCCGACGAGCACGCGGGCGGTTTCTTCGGCGGACGGGCGGGCGGTTCGTCCGGCGAGTACGGCGGCGGGTCGGGCGAGTACGGCGGCCGGTCCGGCGAGTACGGCGGTTCGTCCGGCTCCGGCGGCGGCTCCGGCGACTACGGGGGCGGTGCGGGTGGTTCTGGCGGTTCGAGCGGCTCCGGCGGTTACGAGTACGGCCGCAAGCGCAAGCGGAAGCGGAGCAGGAAGGGCGCGCTGCTCGGCCCGCTGGCCGGGGCGGTCGGCCTGGTGGTGCTGCTGGGCGGCGGCGTCTACGCGTTCGCGCAGAGCAGCGGGGGCTGCTCGGGCGACGACGCGCTGACGCTGTCGGTCGCGGCGGCGCCCGACATCCAGCCGGTGATCGTGAAGTCCGCGGGCCGGTTCAACGACGCCGGGCACGAGGTGTCCGGCAAGTGCGTCCAGGCGCACGTGAAGTCGGCGGAGCCGTCGACGGTGTCGACGCTGCTGTCCGGGCAGGGTGTCGCGGCCGACGACGAGGAGCGGCCGGACGTGTGGATCCCGGACTCCTCGCTGTGGCTGTCGCGCGCGACGCCGCAGGACGGCGAGGCGCAGGTCAGGTCGTCGACGTCGCTGGCCAAGAGCCCCATCGTGATCGGGGTGCCCGCGACGCTGGCCGAGCAGCTGCAGCAGAACGGCGTCACCTCGACGCCGTCGTGGGACAACCTGCTGAAGGCGGCGGGCGGGGTCGCGGGCGGGGCCGTGACCAAGAACCAGATGATCCCGGCGGGCTCGGTGCGGCTGTACGTCCCGGACCCGATGAAGAACGCGGCGGGCATGGGCTCGCTGATGATCACGAGCACCCTGCTGGCGAACGACCCCAACCGCGACTCGATCTTCACCGGCATCGTCCGGACGGTCCGGGAGAGCCAGGTCCCGACCGTGGAGGCGCAGTTCGAGCAGTTCGGCAAGGGGCAGGGCGGCGGCAAGCAGCCGATCTCGCTGTCCTCGGAGCAGGCGCTGTGGACGTTCAACCAGTCGAAGCCGCAGGTCGGGGCGGTGGCGCTGTACCCGATCGAGGGCACGCTGTCGATGGACTACCCCTACGCCGTCACCGCGCAGGACGACGCCGCGCGCGAGGCCGCGAAGCTGCTGGAGGAGACGCTCGGCGACTCTCAGACGCGGGAGGATCTGCAGGCTGCCGGGTTCCGCAGCGCCGACGGCAAGGCGCCGGCGGGGTTCAGCGAGCAGGGCGGCGTCAGCCAGGCCAGGCCGCGGCAGCTGCCCTCGCCCAAGGCCGAGGACGTCAACGGCGTCATGCAGGCGTGGGCGCAGCTGACGCTCGGCCTGCGGATCCTGACGCTCATCGACGTGTCCGGCTCGATGGCGGAGATGGTCGACGCGGACACCAACCGGCTGCAGGCCATCGGCGCGGTGTCGCAGGGCGGCCTCGGCATGATGTCGGACGACACCGAGCTCGGGCAGTGGCTGTTCTCCACGAACATGAAGGACGGTGCGCCGTACGAGGTGACGGTGCCGATCGGCCCGCTCGGTGAGCGGATCGGGTCGAACACGCGGCGGAACCGGGTCCTGTCGGTGCTGAGCAAGATGCGCCCGAACCCGACCGGCGACACGGCCCTGTACCGGACGATGCTGGACGCCTACAAGAAGATGAGCGACTCGTTCAAGCCGGAGTTCGGCAACTCGATCCTGCTGCTCACCGACGGGAAGAACGACGACGCGGAGGGCCCGTCGCTGGAGGAGACCCTCACGCAGCTGAAGGAGATGCGCGACCCGAACAAGCCGATCCAGGTCAACATGATCGGGTTCGGTCCGGGCGTGGACAGGAACGAGCTGGAGCAGATCGGCGAGGCGACGGGCGGCGGCGTGGCCGTCGCGCAGACGCCGCAGGACATCCAGAAGATCTTCCTGCAGATGCTCTCCCGCCGCATGGGGTGA
- a CDS encoding PLP-dependent aminotransferase family protein, producing the protein MHAQLAGQLRGAMRDGRLAAGERLPATRALAARLGVSRTVVTEAYEQLYAEGWLEGRHGSGTYVAEGVTADPEPGPGGAGVVEPEGGQGVIDLRPGLPWVGALDTPAWRRAWRLASGATPRWRQDPHGLPGLRAALAGHVRRNRGVSCQDVLVTRGATNGLDLLAATVLAPGDRVGVEEPGYRRARAVLAGRGAELVPCPVDEHGLVVEALPDDLRLVYTTPSHQYPMGGVLPVPRRRALLAWARRTGALIAEDDYDGEFRYDVAPLPALYGLDPEVVVYLGTTAKILTIDMGVGWLVGRPDLVAAVARRRAELNDRTPVVPQEALRLLLERGDVDRHVRRMSREYARRRAAVVGALDGLRLRGDTAGLHLVVDVPGAADVARRAAARGVLVETLARHFAGPPAASGLVIGYGTAAGPAELREGCAVLRELV; encoded by the coding sequence ATGCACGCGCAGCTCGCGGGCCAGTTGCGGGGCGCGATGCGGGACGGGCGGCTGGCGGCGGGGGAGCGGCTGCCGGCGACGCGGGCGCTGGCGGCGCGGCTCGGGGTGAGCCGGACGGTGGTGACGGAGGCGTACGAGCAGCTGTACGCGGAGGGGTGGCTGGAGGGGCGGCACGGGTCGGGCACCTATGTCGCGGAGGGGGTGACGGCCGATCCCGAGCCGGGGCCGGGCGGCGCGGGCGTCGTGGAGCCCGAGGGCGGGCAGGGCGTGATCGACCTGCGGCCGGGGCTGCCGTGGGTGGGGGCGCTGGACACCCCGGCGTGGCGGCGGGCGTGGCGGCTGGCGTCCGGGGCGACGCCGCGGTGGCGGCAGGACCCGCACGGGCTGCCGGGGCTGCGCGCGGCGCTGGCCGGGCACGTCCGCCGGAACCGCGGGGTGAGCTGCCAGGACGTCCTGGTCACGCGGGGCGCGACGAACGGGCTGGATCTGCTGGCCGCGACGGTGCTGGCGCCGGGCGACCGGGTCGGGGTGGAGGAGCCGGGGTACCGGCGGGCGCGGGCGGTGCTGGCGGGGCGGGGCGCGGAGCTGGTGCCGTGCCCGGTGGACGAGCACGGGCTGGTCGTCGAGGCGCTGCCGGACGATCTGCGGCTGGTGTACACGACGCCGTCGCACCAGTACCCGATGGGCGGGGTGCTGCCGGTGCCGCGGCGGCGCGCGCTGCTGGCGTGGGCGCGCCGGACGGGCGCGCTGATCGCCGAGGACGACTACGACGGCGAGTTCCGCTACGACGTGGCCCCGCTGCCCGCGCTGTACGGGCTCGATCCCGAGGTGGTCGTGTACCTGGGGACGACGGCGAAGATCCTCACGATCGACATGGGGGTGGGCTGGCTGGTGGGGCGGCCCGACCTGGTCGCGGCGGTGGCGCGGCGGCGGGCGGAGCTGAACGACCGGACGCCGGTGGTGCCGCAGGAGGCGCTGCGGCTGCTGCTGGAGCGCGGGGACGTGGACCGGCACGTCCGCCGGATGAGCCGCGAGTACGCGCGGCGGCGCGCGGCGGTGGTCGGGGCGCTGGACGGGCTGCGGCTGCGCGGCGACACGGCGGGCCTGCACCTGGTCGTGGACGTGCCGGGGGCCGCGGACGTCGCGCGCCGGGCGGCGGCGCGGGGCGTCCTGGTGGAGACGCTCGCGCGGCACTTCGCCGGGCCGCCGGCCGCGTCCGGGCTGGTGATCGGCTACGGGACGGCGGCGGGCCCGGCGGAGCTGCGGGAGGGCTGCGCGGTGCTGCGCGAGCTGGTCTAG
- a CDS encoding RNA polymerase sigma factor: MAGEPRSGHNDAVRLAESLRAGDVIALTEVYDAYAPFLFDYCHGLLRDRVEAAGALRNCVIAAREHADRLTEPERLRGWLYAIARKECMRRRDSPNRHTGQEAPEADDGLSPEQLERRDERRKLAHSALAALSGRQREAIDLHVRHELDEVDLCGVLGVPLEDVYPLVEQARRDLGAGVRAALIAQSHLGDCPAAAGLADSWPLPPQAAGALVRHVAECQVCGTRELSVPPPDRLLAVLPIAAIPSDLRLTVLTAATDDDRAGNRRAIAAWTEPFDEYGWPLPYESLVTRAKEKPQRRRGPVYAVVGAGVTAVVVLAGALTAFGGEDDGASALPEISAQPSISGASGGPVPTESAPIDPSPTSSSPSPTESSKSPTPSETPSETPSRTPTSEAPPDPPATTDRPERPAPGDLRVSGCSMGRDESCGITIRAVGGSVTWRVTGTSGEVSASGSGRLSPGESATVTVSRPDEWCWGEESGSVSFSPGGSAPVSYC; encoded by the coding sequence GTGGCCGGTGAGCCGAGGTCCGGGCACAACGACGCCGTCCGGCTGGCGGAGTCCTTGCGGGCCGGCGACGTCATCGCGCTGACCGAGGTCTACGACGCCTATGCGCCGTTCCTCTTCGACTACTGCCACGGCCTGCTGCGCGACCGGGTCGAGGCGGCCGGGGCGCTGCGCAACTGCGTGATCGCCGCGCGGGAGCACGCCGACCGGCTGACCGAGCCGGAGCGGCTGCGCGGCTGGCTGTACGCGATCGCCCGCAAGGAGTGCATGCGGCGCCGCGACAGCCCGAACCGGCACACCGGGCAGGAGGCGCCCGAGGCCGACGACGGGCTGTCCCCCGAGCAGCTCGAGCGCCGCGACGAGCGCCGCAAGCTGGCGCACAGCGCGCTCGCGGCGCTGTCCGGGCGGCAGCGCGAGGCGATCGACCTGCACGTCCGGCACGAGCTGGACGAGGTCGACCTGTGCGGGGTCCTCGGCGTGCCGCTGGAGGACGTCTACCCCCTCGTGGAGCAGGCGCGCCGGGACCTGGGCGCCGGGGTGCGCGCGGCGCTCATCGCGCAGAGCCACCTGGGGGACTGCCCCGCGGCCGCCGGGCTGGCCGACTCCTGGCCGCTGCCGCCGCAGGCCGCGGGGGCGCTCGTCCGGCACGTCGCGGAATGCCAGGTGTGCGGGACGCGGGAGCTCTCCGTGCCGCCGCCGGACCGGCTGCTGGCCGTGCTGCCGATCGCCGCGATCCCGTCCGACCTGCGGCTGACCGTGCTGACCGCCGCGACCGACGACGACCGCGCCGGGAACCGCCGGGCCATCGCCGCGTGGACCGAGCCGTTCGACGAGTACGGCTGGCCGCTCCCCTACGAGTCGCTGGTCACCCGGGCCAAGGAGAAGCCGCAGCGCAGGCGCGGGCCCGTCTACGCGGTCGTCGGCGCCGGCGTCACGGCCGTCGTGGTGCTCGCCGGGGCGCTGACCGCGTTCGGCGGCGAGGACGACGGCGCCTCGGCGCTGCCCGAGATCTCCGCGCAGCCGAGCATCAGCGGCGCGTCCGGTGGACCGGTCCCGACCGAGTCGGCGCCGATCGACCCGTCCCCGACGAGCTCGTCGCCGTCCCCGACCGAGTCGTCGAAGTCCCCGACACCGTCGGAGACGCCGTCCGAGACGCCCTCGCGGACGCCGACGTCGGAGGCTCCCCCGGACCCGCCCGCCACCACGGACCGCCCCGAGCGCCCCGCGCCCGGCGACCTGCGGGTGTCCGGCTGCAGCATGGGCCGGGACGAGTCCTGCGGCATCACGATCCGGGCGGTCGGCGGGTCGGTGACCTGGCGCGTCACCGGCACGTCGGGCGAGGTCAGCGCGAGCGGCTCGGGCCGCCTCTCGCCGGGGGAGAGCGCCACCGTGACCGTGTCCCGGCCGGACGAGTGGTGCTGGGGGGAGGAGTCCGGCTCGGTCTCCTTCTCCCCCGGCGGATCGGCACCCGTGTCCTACTGCTGA
- a CDS encoding phosphotransferase family protein encodes MTVDADLPAGVPGIDVPRLADWLAGALPGSGRITAIDLIAGGRSNLTYGITLDGGRRIVLRRPPLGHVLPTAHDMGREYKVLSALGAGTSVPVPNTLAFCDDAAVIGANFYLMDFVEGRVLRTREDAAGMTAEQARGLSEALARALAAIHTVDVEAAGLADFGRPNGYMERQLKRWGKQWDGSQEAIRATGTVRDLPEYDRLVARLGERLPADAPARLVHGDFRLDNALARLEPEPEIAAVVDWEMSTLGDPLSDLGLTLVYWAEAADAEDEVLPVGATITRAPGFLTRAEFAARYAELTGFDVADLDYYVAFACFKLAVILEGIHARYLQKATVGEGFDRIGDAVPVLLARAHRVLDTGSF; translated from the coding sequence ATGACCGTTGACGCAGACCTTCCGGCCGGGGTCCCCGGCATCGACGTCCCCCGCCTCGCGGACTGGCTGGCCGGCGCGCTGCCCGGCAGCGGCCGGATCACCGCGATCGACCTCATCGCCGGGGGCCGCTCCAACCTCACCTACGGCATCACCCTGGACGGCGGGCGCCGCATCGTGCTGCGCCGTCCCCCGCTCGGGCACGTCCTGCCCACCGCCCACGACATGGGCCGCGAGTACAAGGTGCTGAGCGCGCTCGGCGCCGGGACGTCCGTGCCGGTGCCGAACACGCTGGCGTTCTGCGACGACGCGGCCGTCATCGGCGCGAACTTCTACCTGATGGACTTCGTCGAGGGCCGGGTCCTGCGCACCCGCGAGGACGCGGCCGGGATGACCGCCGAGCAGGCGCGCGGGCTCAGCGAGGCGCTCGCGAGGGCGCTCGCCGCGATCCACACCGTGGACGTCGAGGCGGCGGGCCTCGCCGACTTCGGCCGTCCGAACGGCTACATGGAGCGGCAGCTCAAGCGGTGGGGCAAGCAGTGGGACGGCTCGCAGGAGGCGATCCGCGCCACCGGGACCGTCCGGGACCTGCCCGAGTACGACCGGCTCGTCGCGCGGCTCGGCGAGCGGCTGCCCGCGGACGCCCCGGCCCGGCTCGTGCACGGCGACTTCCGGCTCGACAACGCGCTCGCCCGGCTGGAGCCCGAGCCGGAGATCGCGGCCGTCGTCGACTGGGAGATGTCCACGCTCGGCGACCCGCTGTCGGACCTCGGCCTGACGCTGGTCTACTGGGCGGAGGCCGCCGACGCCGAGGACGAGGTGCTGCCCGTCGGCGCGACGATCACCCGGGCGCCCGGCTTCCTCACCCGCGCCGAGTTCGCCGCGCGGTACGCCGAGCTGACCGGCTTCGACGTCGCCGACCTCGACTACTACGTCGCGTTCGCCTGCTTCAAGCTCGCGGTGATCCTGGAGGGGATCCACGCCCGCTACCTGCAGAAGGCGACCGTCGGCGAGGGCTTCGACCGGATCGGCGACGCGGTACCGGTGCTGCTGGCCCGCGCGCACCGCGTCCTCGACACCGGCTCGTTCTGA
- a CDS encoding RNA methyltransferase — protein sequence MASLVPVTDPADPRLSDYVRLRDVNLRKSLEAEHGLFVAEGEKVIRRAVAAGHPVRSLLMAGRWAEPLADLLDGLDAPVYVADDAVLERIAGFQVHRGALASMARLPLPAVGTVVAGARRILVLEDLVDHANVGSIYRCAAALGVDAVVLSPRCADPLYRRSVKVSMGAVFAVPYARMTNRRDDLAKLRASGFRLLALTPDQAATPLDAAPLGDRVALMLGSEGDGLSSHWLDEADDRVRIPMSPAAMANGVDSLNVTAAAAIACHALLRA from the coding sequence ATGGCCTCCCTGGTCCCCGTCACAGACCCCGCCGACCCGCGGCTGTCGGACTACGTCCGGCTGCGCGACGTCAACCTGCGCAAGAGCCTCGAAGCCGAGCACGGCCTGTTCGTCGCCGAGGGCGAGAAGGTCATCCGCCGCGCGGTCGCCGCCGGGCACCCTGTCCGGTCCCTGCTCATGGCCGGGCGCTGGGCCGAACCCCTCGCCGACCTCCTCGACGGCCTGGACGCCCCCGTCTACGTCGCCGACGACGCCGTCCTCGAGCGGATCGCCGGGTTCCAGGTGCACCGCGGCGCGCTCGCGTCCATGGCCCGGCTGCCCCTGCCCGCCGTCGGCACCGTCGTCGCCGGGGCCCGCCGCATCCTCGTCCTCGAAGACCTCGTCGACCACGCGAACGTCGGCTCCATCTACCGTTGCGCCGCCGCCCTCGGCGTCGACGCGGTCGTCCTGTCCCCGCGGTGCGCCGACCCCCTCTACCGCCGCTCCGTCAAGGTCTCCATGGGCGCCGTGTTCGCCGTCCCCTACGCGCGCATGACGAACCGTCGCGACGACCTCGCGAAGCTGCGCGCGTCCGGTTTCCGGCTGCTCGCCCTCACCCCGGACCAGGCCGCCACGCCGCTGGACGCCGCCCCCCTGGGCGACCGCGTGGCGCTCATGCTCGGTTCGGAGGGCGACGGGCTGTCGTCCCACTGGCTCGACGAGGCCGACGACCGGGTCCGCATCCCGATGAGCCCCGCCGCAATGGCGAACGGGGTCGACTCCCTCAACGTCACGGCCGCCGCCGCGATCGCCTGCCACGCCCTCCTGCGCGCCTGA